The proteins below are encoded in one region of Bremerella sp. P1:
- a CDS encoding sodium:solute symporter family transporter, producing MFFRLLHLSLLLIVPCWACLGAVPCQADTVLDWHELPDLPNSLGVAGPFAGVDNEALIVAGGANFPLPVWESEKQWVDTIYLLERKTEGYQWQAVGKLPRSVAYGASVSTPKGLLCLGGCDAEKVFSDAYFLSWDGEFLKTTPCASLPEPIAYAQAVLLGNTVYLVGGQSAPELSSAGNKVWTLDLSQPGEPRDFQWKELASLPGPTRAFHQVAVQHDGFRDAIYVIGGRREEAGETQFLKDVWQLVPETNSWRRRGDAPRVIMAGEAIGIGQSHIFVLGGADESNWGKADLLKDDHPGFPREIFAYHTITDTWTQAGEMPENLVTTTAVRWGDSVVVPSGEIRPRVRSPHIWKVDVHEAEKSFGIMNYVVLFGYLLAMVGVGVYFTQKNKNTDDYFRGGKHIPWWAAGCSIFATMLSSLTFTGLPSKAFAQDWVYAVGNFTIPLVAILAVYVALPFYRRIDATSAYEYLERRFGSVTRRFASTSFVLFHLFRMAIVMSLTALALAVATPLTPAQSVLLMGLLSIAYCTLGGIEAVIWTDTIQTFVLLGGALLALFLLIQGVDGGMAGFWDIASSAEKLNIVNAHWDVTNAQAAFWVIVIGAIAQNISSYTADQAVVQRYVTTETQQLAARSIWMSAILTIPATLLFFGLGTALFAFYHSNPGKLDPHITTDQIFPLFIAREIPAGLAGLIVAGVFAAAQSTVSTSMNSSATTIVVDFLRPMAFCSSERGYLIAARACTLLVGLAGTLLGLLFVDPEIRSLFDAFVVVLGIFMGILGGLFLLGAFTRRSNQFGAMCGACVGAVVMFCLWKYSRMHGYFFPAAGLGVCFLTGYAASWMTGRPVQNLAGLTIYDVPLASAEEGEAES from the coding sequence ATGTTTTTTCGATTGCTTCACCTTAGTCTGCTGCTGATCGTGCCTTGCTGGGCCTGCCTGGGTGCTGTCCCTTGTCAGGCCGATACAGTGTTGGATTGGCACGAGTTGCCAGACCTTCCTAATTCGTTGGGTGTCGCTGGGCCTTTTGCGGGTGTTGACAACGAAGCATTGATTGTCGCTGGCGGGGCCAACTTTCCGCTCCCCGTTTGGGAGTCAGAGAAACAGTGGGTCGATACGATCTATCTTCTGGAGAGAAAGACCGAGGGCTATCAGTGGCAAGCCGTGGGCAAGTTGCCGAGATCGGTTGCCTATGGAGCCAGCGTTTCGACTCCCAAAGGATTGCTTTGCCTGGGCGGATGCGATGCTGAGAAAGTTTTCTCCGATGCCTACTTTTTGAGCTGGGACGGCGAGTTTTTAAAGACGACTCCATGTGCTTCTTTGCCGGAGCCGATCGCTTATGCGCAGGCTGTTTTGCTTGGTAACACGGTTTATTTGGTTGGGGGACAGTCAGCTCCAGAACTATCTTCGGCCGGTAATAAAGTCTGGACGCTGGATCTGTCTCAGCCGGGAGAGCCTCGCGACTTTCAGTGGAAGGAATTGGCCAGCCTGCCTGGGCCTACGCGAGCTTTCCATCAAGTCGCTGTACAACACGATGGCTTTCGCGACGCTATCTACGTCATTGGTGGCCGAAGAGAAGAGGCCGGGGAGACCCAGTTCCTAAAGGACGTCTGGCAATTGGTTCCCGAGACGAACTCCTGGCGAAGGCGTGGTGATGCTCCGCGAGTCATCATGGCAGGCGAGGCGATCGGTATCGGGCAAAGTCACATCTTCGTTCTTGGCGGAGCCGATGAAAGCAACTGGGGAAAGGCGGACCTGTTGAAGGATGACCATCCTGGATTTCCCCGGGAGATCTTCGCCTATCACACCATCACCGATACTTGGACGCAAGCTGGAGAGATGCCTGAGAACCTGGTCACGACAACAGCGGTTCGTTGGGGGGATTCGGTGGTTGTCCCCAGCGGAGAGATACGCCCGAGAGTCCGCTCGCCGCATATCTGGAAAGTGGACGTTCATGAGGCCGAGAAGAGCTTTGGCATCATGAATTATGTTGTCTTGTTCGGATACCTCCTGGCGATGGTGGGGGTTGGCGTCTACTTCACGCAGAAGAACAAGAACACTGACGACTACTTTCGAGGTGGAAAGCATATTCCATGGTGGGCGGCCGGTTGCAGTATTTTCGCTACGATGCTGAGTTCCTTGACGTTCACTGGCTTGCCGAGTAAAGCCTTTGCCCAAGACTGGGTCTATGCAGTAGGGAATTTCACGATTCCATTGGTCGCCATCTTGGCTGTTTACGTTGCACTACCGTTTTATCGTCGTATTGATGCGACTAGTGCCTATGAGTACTTGGAACGAAGATTCGGTTCCGTGACGCGTCGGTTTGCCAGCACCAGCTTTGTCTTGTTCCACCTGTTTCGAATGGCCATCGTCATGTCGCTAACGGCCTTGGCCCTGGCCGTTGCCACTCCGCTTACCCCGGCTCAATCGGTGCTACTAATGGGGCTCTTGAGTATTGCTTATTGCACTCTCGGCGGCATTGAGGCAGTCATCTGGACCGATACGATCCAAACGTTCGTCTTGTTAGGAGGCGCCTTGTTGGCGCTCTTTCTGCTGATACAAGGTGTTGATGGAGGAATGGCTGGATTCTGGGACATTGCTAGTTCTGCCGAAAAGTTGAATATCGTCAACGCCCACTGGGATGTGACCAATGCTCAGGCAGCATTCTGGGTCATTGTCATCGGGGCGATTGCCCAGAACATTTCTTCATACACAGCGGATCAAGCCGTTGTACAGCGATATGTCACGACGGAGACACAGCAGCTTGCAGCGCGATCGATCTGGATGAGTGCTATTCTAACGATCCCAGCCACGCTGCTCTTCTTCGGTCTGGGCACGGCATTGTTCGCGTTCTACCACAGCAACCCTGGCAAACTTGATCCACATATCACGACCGACCAGATTTTCCCGTTGTTCATCGCACGGGAGATTCCCGCCGGCCTCGCAGGCCTGATTGTGGCTGGTGTCTTCGCTGCGGCTCAATCGACGGTTTCGACGAGTATGAACTCATCTGCCACGACGATCGTGGTCGACTTCCTGCGACCCATGGCGTTCTGTTCCTCGGAACGAGGTTATTTGATCGCGGCCAGAGCCTGTACGCTTCTGGTTGGTTTGGCTGGAACACTTCTCGGGCTATTGTTTGTCGATCCGGAGATTCGGTCCCTGTTTGATGCGTTTGTGGTTGTGCTGGGGATCTTCATGGGCATCCTGGGAGGCCTCTTTCTGTTGGGGGCCTTCACAAGAAGATCAAATCAGTTTGGTGCCATGTGTGGAGCGTGTGTTGGTGCCGTCGTGATGTTCTGCCTCTGGAAGTATTCACGCATGCATGGCTACTTCTTCCCTGCTGCCGGACTCGGGGTTTGTTTCCTCACGGGTTACGCGGCCAGTTGGATGACTGGGCGTCCTGTCCAAAACCTCGCCGGACTGACGATCTATGATGTGCCATTGGCATCGGCAGAGGAGGGAGAGGCCGAATCATGA
- a CDS encoding dihydrodipicolinate synthase family protein, translating into MSTHKLSGLVAATYTPFSADGSLALERVGPMVEHLIEAGNRGLYVCGSTGEGVSLTTMERCEVAEAYVQAADGRIPVFVQVGHNSIAEARLLAAHAQQIGADAVSATCPSYFKANDQASLLETIKAIASAASSLPFYYYHIPVLTGSSVDIVSFMQAAGEAIPNLFGLKYTDTKLHEYQQCLEISDGRYDVVWGTDEMMLGALATGAKAAIGSTYNVIAPTYLEMIDAFQSHRMEDAQALQMEAIELIRVLGQYPFHSAMKELLRMLGHDFGTCRLPQRELTPRESEELQQKLQTVDCLANLVADSSRDRS; encoded by the coding sequence TTGAGTACGCATAAACTAAGCGGTCTCGTTGCCGCGACTTATACCCCATTCAGCGCCGACGGGTCGCTCGCATTGGAAAGAGTTGGCCCGATGGTTGAACACCTGATCGAGGCCGGCAACCGCGGTTTGTATGTCTGCGGTAGCACCGGCGAAGGCGTTTCTCTTACCACTATGGAACGCTGCGAGGTGGCCGAAGCTTACGTGCAAGCAGCGGATGGACGCATACCGGTCTTTGTTCAGGTAGGGCATAACAGTATTGCAGAAGCAAGGCTCTTGGCTGCCCATGCTCAGCAAATTGGTGCCGACGCCGTTTCGGCGACCTGTCCCTCCTACTTCAAAGCAAACGATCAAGCCTCGCTCTTAGAAACGATCAAGGCGATCGCTTCGGCTGCTTCGAGTCTTCCTTTTTACTACTATCACATTCCTGTATTGACCGGCTCGTCGGTGGACATCGTCTCCTTCATGCAGGCAGCCGGTGAAGCTATTCCCAATCTTTTCGGGCTAAAGTATACCGATACGAAGCTGCACGAATATCAGCAGTGTCTGGAAATCAGTGATGGCAGATACGATGTCGTGTGGGGAACCGATGAGATGATGCTAGGAGCGTTGGCGACTGGTGCCAAGGCAGCGATCGGGAGCACGTACAATGTGATCGCCCCGACCTATTTGGAGATGATCGACGCGTTTCAGTCGCATCGGATGGAGGATGCTCAGGCACTACAAATGGAGGCAATCGAGCTCATTCGCGTACTTGGGCAATATCCGTTTCATTCGGCAATGAAGGAGTTACTTCGCATGCTGGGACACGACTTCGGGACATGTCGACTGCCTCAGCGCGAATTGACTCCTCGAGAGTCCGAGGAACTTCAGCAGAAGTTGCAAACGGTAGACTGCTTGGCTAATTTGGTGGCCGACTCAAGCCGCGATCGATCCTGA
- a CDS encoding exo-alpha-sialidase yields the protein MKRSTSSKCSIVLLALFALICWSVTTAIAQEATTGHPLTLKAGFESLTPGPLAEGSDDSGTWNAEANQVVVHTAHRRSGKASLRLLGGTEREVIWTPNSFPGRADRLEFWFERWTARSPFAFQVDLLVDGHWQTAYNAPGNAPVGGFKNHVSIPLPDKLPKQIRFRSTTPSSSGVMIDDLVIEPSMPKRVESITARQRTVPLLLRNEWNPVFDVTVNVQGNEGGLMLEAVEVALSGSIDLSAIDKVEVIASASPRPAWFNIVDLKDHADLTLFGSSTAASSEMKLQGHAPLNRGENHFLVSVKLKESADVSQTLRVSCPEVTISGKQHRPVAMEESSPVRIGHALRRAGDDGVNTYRIPGLATTKAGTLIAVYDVRYRNGGDLPGDIDVGMSRSTDGGRSWEPMKIVMNMGDDPKWRYDGIGDPAVMVDKQTGSIWVAALWSHGNRAWHGSDQGMSPEKTGQFVLVRSDDDGLSWSEPIRITEQIKNSEWNLLFNGPGKGICMEDGTLVFAAQYRDKDGVPHSTIVYSQDHGKSWEVGAGAHPETTEAQVVEVRPGVLMLNCRYNKSRARVVMISDDLGATWQEHASSKKLLIEPGACMASLINVDQELGEELGGWLLFSNPDSLGGRENITIKASSDNGKNWPQDKRLLLDEGLGAGYSCMTMIDRDTVGILYEGSTSKLVFQRIPVKDIILRQSDHREKNDTKKVLQLPKVFGSHMVLQREQPLPVWGWAKSETKVVVTLDGASLETMADRDGNWKVQFSAREANAQPIQLVISTDDKTIRFEDILVGDVWFCAGQSNMAWPLHATNHGVEEIAAADIPTIRLLNLIGGAPGVPGTNGEKELARLCPEDYKQGRWAVASPIEAKDFSAVAWYFGREIHRQLDVPIGLINVGSGGSPASAWIRRNRLAEDPRFHALVDGNWLENSLLSDFCRRRGWENLLPAMQSGIALPGDELGPNHPFKPGFLWEAAVQPMLPFAIRGVLWYQGESNAETHDRAVQHRSLLPILIQDWRDQWGRHDLPFLFVQLPAIERPDWPVFREGQRRIAEEMVNVGMAITIDTGDRNDVHPRDKKVVGQRLARIALGDVYRDPSVSETTGPLLKSMKIDDESIWLAFQHVGDGLVSYDQKSLRHFEIAGADRHYFPATATVEGNRVRITSTKVPQPKFARYAWIAYPDTPVNLYNRDGFPASPFSTDEAVFQKNNNEVVNR from the coding sequence ATGAAACGATCCACTTCAAGCAAATGCTCGATCGTGCTACTCGCTCTGTTTGCGTTGATTTGCTGGTCAGTCACGACCGCAATTGCCCAGGAAGCGACGACGGGCCATCCTTTGACCCTAAAAGCAGGATTTGAGTCGCTTACTCCTGGTCCACTTGCCGAAGGTAGCGATGACTCTGGCACTTGGAACGCAGAAGCAAATCAAGTCGTAGTTCATACGGCGCATCGTCGAAGTGGGAAGGCGTCACTACGGCTGCTTGGTGGGACAGAACGTGAAGTCATCTGGACTCCCAATTCATTCCCAGGTCGAGCAGACAGACTTGAATTTTGGTTTGAACGCTGGACTGCTCGTAGTCCATTTGCTTTTCAAGTCGATTTGTTGGTGGATGGTCACTGGCAGACTGCCTACAACGCCCCGGGCAACGCACCGGTCGGAGGATTTAAGAATCACGTTTCGATCCCTCTTCCGGATAAATTGCCGAAGCAGATTCGTTTTCGTAGTACCACGCCTTCTAGCTCAGGGGTCATGATCGATGATCTTGTCATCGAACCGAGCATGCCGAAGCGCGTTGAGAGTATTACCGCCAGACAACGAACGGTGCCATTGCTGCTGCGGAACGAGTGGAATCCGGTCTTTGATGTAACGGTAAACGTCCAGGGAAACGAGGGTGGCTTGATGCTCGAAGCGGTGGAAGTCGCTTTGAGTGGTTCCATTGATCTTAGCGCCATCGACAAGGTAGAGGTCATCGCAAGTGCATCCCCGCGACCAGCATGGTTCAATATTGTCGATTTGAAGGACCATGCGGATCTCACGCTCTTTGGCAGTTCAACGGCGGCCTCCAGTGAGATGAAGCTTCAGGGACATGCTCCGCTTAACCGTGGAGAGAATCACTTCCTTGTGTCGGTGAAGTTGAAGGAATCGGCCGATGTCTCCCAGACACTCAGGGTGAGCTGCCCGGAAGTTACGATTTCTGGAAAGCAACATAGACCGGTTGCCATGGAGGAGTCTTCTCCGGTACGAATCGGCCACGCACTACGTCGCGCAGGAGACGATGGAGTCAACACCTATCGTATCCCCGGCCTGGCAACTACCAAGGCGGGCACGCTGATCGCAGTGTATGACGTGCGCTATCGCAATGGTGGTGACTTGCCAGGCGATATCGATGTCGGCATGTCACGTAGCACAGACGGCGGGCGTAGCTGGGAGCCGATGAAGATCGTCATGAACATGGGTGACGATCCTAAATGGAGATACGATGGTATTGGTGATCCGGCAGTTATGGTCGACAAGCAAACCGGCTCGATCTGGGTGGCTGCCTTATGGAGTCATGGCAATCGGGCATGGCACGGTTCAGACCAAGGCATGTCGCCAGAGAAAACTGGTCAGTTTGTCCTCGTCCGCTCCGACGATGACGGCCTAAGTTGGTCCGAGCCGATCCGTATTACCGAGCAAATCAAGAACTCTGAGTGGAACCTCCTCTTTAATGGTCCCGGTAAGGGCATCTGCATGGAGGATGGTACGCTCGTCTTTGCGGCGCAATATCGAGATAAAGACGGCGTTCCACACTCGACGATCGTCTATTCCCAAGATCATGGGAAGTCCTGGGAAGTTGGAGCAGGGGCACATCCAGAAACGACCGAGGCTCAGGTTGTCGAGGTTCGCCCCGGCGTCTTGATGCTGAATTGTCGTTACAACAAATCGCGGGCACGCGTCGTGATGATATCGGACGACCTCGGAGCTACATGGCAAGAGCATGCCAGCTCGAAGAAGCTTTTGATTGAACCAGGTGCCTGCATGGCGAGCCTTATCAATGTCGACCAGGAACTGGGCGAAGAACTGGGTGGATGGTTGCTCTTCTCGAACCCTGACAGTCTAGGGGGTCGTGAGAATATCACGATCAAAGCGTCCAGCGATAACGGCAAAAACTGGCCACAAGATAAACGTCTCCTACTAGATGAAGGGCTCGGGGCAGGCTACTCATGCATGACCATGATCGACCGAGATACGGTCGGCATCCTTTACGAAGGGAGCACGTCGAAACTTGTCTTCCAGCGAATACCAGTGAAGGACATCATCCTTCGCCAGTCTGATCATCGAGAAAAGAATGACACCAAGAAGGTTTTACAGCTTCCGAAGGTCTTCGGCAGTCACATGGTTCTGCAAAGAGAGCAGCCTCTGCCTGTTTGGGGCTGGGCGAAATCGGAAACGAAGGTTGTGGTGACACTCGATGGGGCATCTCTCGAAACAATGGCTGATAGGGACGGCAACTGGAAGGTTCAATTCTCAGCACGCGAGGCGAACGCTCAGCCGATTCAGTTGGTCATTAGTACGGACGACAAGACGATCCGTTTCGAGGACATTCTTGTTGGTGACGTTTGGTTTTGTGCTGGGCAGTCGAATATGGCTTGGCCGCTTCATGCCACCAACCATGGAGTAGAAGAGATCGCTGCGGCAGATATACCCACGATTCGGTTGCTCAACTTAATAGGGGGAGCCCCCGGGGTCCCAGGGACCAACGGCGAGAAAGAACTTGCCCGCCTTTGTCCAGAGGACTACAAGCAGGGTCGCTGGGCGGTAGCCTCGCCTATTGAAGCGAAAGACTTCTCTGCAGTAGCTTGGTACTTCGGTCGGGAAATCCATCGGCAACTGGATGTTCCCATCGGGCTTATCAATGTTGGCTCAGGTGGTTCGCCGGCCAGTGCTTGGATTCGACGCAATCGTCTTGCGGAAGATCCCAGGTTTCACGCTCTCGTCGATGGGAACTGGCTGGAGAACTCCTTGCTCAGTGATTTTTGTCGACGCCGCGGTTGGGAGAACCTCTTGCCGGCAATGCAGTCAGGTATTGCCCTGCCTGGTGACGAGTTGGGGCCGAATCATCCCTTCAAGCCGGGCTTCCTCTGGGAAGCCGCCGTCCAGCCAATGCTTCCCTTTGCGATTCGTGGTGTCCTCTGGTATCAAGGAGAATCGAATGCCGAGACTCATGACCGGGCGGTTCAACATCGATCACTTCTTCCGATCTTAATCCAAGACTGGCGTGACCAATGGGGACGCCATGACCTCCCTTTTCTGTTCGTCCAGCTCCCAGCGATCGAGCGTCCAGACTGGCCCGTGTTTCGTGAGGGGCAACGTCGTATTGCCGAGGAGATGGTCAACGTCGGGATGGCGATTACGATCGACACTGGGGATCGGAACGATGTCCACCCGCGTGACAAGAAAGTTGTTGGCCAAAGACTCGCTAGAATTGCATTGGGCGATGTCTATCGAGACCCATCAGTATCAGAAACGACCGGCCCACTTCTGAAATCAATGAAGATCGATGATGAATCTATCTGGTTGGCATTCCAGCACGTGGGCGATGGGCTTGTTTCTTACGACCAGAAATCACTTCGCCACTTTGAAATCGCCGGAGCCGATCGGCATTACTTTCCAGCTACGGCAACCGTGGAAGGGAATCGTGTTCGAATCACAAGCACGAAGGTACCCCAGCCGAAGTTCGCTCGCTATGCATGGATTGCCTATCCCGATACGCCGGTGAATCTATACAACCGCGATGGTTTTCCAGCGTCGCCGTTCTCAACCGACGAAGCTGTATTTCAGAAAAACAATAACGAAGTCGTTAACCGTTAG